A window of Castanea sativa cultivar Marrone di Chiusa Pesio chromosome 8, ASM4071231v1 genomic DNA:
CATCATGATTATTATCCTTTGACTCCTCATGCACAGGAGAAGGTTCCTCGGTTTCTTCGTAGTTGGATAACTCCACGTGAACCTCCTGACAGGCATGTGGTATGTATCATGACTTACATTCTGTGCAAAAGTTTATTCTATTTGAGAAACTTTGCTCTTGATTTAATATTAGCCTCATCTACTTCTGGGTTGTTACTGTAGTCTATGCTAAGAACTTTTGGATTCAGGTCCTCACTGTGGGAGCTCTGCATCAAATAGATTCTGCTGCTCTTCGTAGTGCAGCTAGCACATGGCATGATGAATTTGCACCCCTTCCAAAGCCCCTTCTAGTGGTCAACATCGGAGGACCCACACGTAATTTTCATATCATACTCAGTCCTTTAATGTTTGATGCTTTGTTGTACCTAACTGGCTATTTGTTTTTGAATGTTGTATGCTCAAATTTATGTGTATTTCAACATCAGCTTCATTTGTGTGAGATTAATCTACTTTATGTATATATGcatctacttttatttttgtcaattctcCATCAGCACTATCATGCATACCTATTTGACATAGGACTCCTTGCTTTGAAATACATATTTACCTGTAGGATTTAGccttttcaaatagaaatttcaCTATTGGCCATTTTGTGGGGGTGACTCTCTACGATTGTCAATATCTGTTCTTTTACTCGAGTATCAAGATCATCTAAAACTGAAATAGTGTATTTTGGAGGAAGTGCATCAGATTGTTCGTGTTGTggagacattttttttattgttaagttCTTTAATGACATAAGAACATGCACATAATGTTCAACCCCAAGGGGTAGCATAATTGGCTGGGGCCACACCTCATGAAGTGAAGGTCACTAACTCAAATATTCCTCTCCCCTTGAGgccaaaacttataaaaaaattcacataatgTTATTTTGGTAGTAATTTTATTCAGGTAGAGTCGGTTAATCCTCTGATTGCCCTCTAGGATGGCTGTTGAAACATTCTTCTGCTTGTTTTCTAATATTAGAAACATTGTCTGTTTATTTGAGATGGGATTGTCTTTTACTAATGAGTGTTGGCGAGTTATATGCATCCATGCACTTTTCAAGAGTATCAACATCAAGGATGTTAATTTTTATGGGTCTAGAGATTGTTATGAGACAATTGAATATATATAGTGAATACTAGGGCTGGTGTGACTTAGAGCAGTTTGTGTGATAATGTGTACAGATTATGAACATAATGAAAAGTTTTTTAGCCATACAGGGGCTTCTTGGTATTCCGTTCAATTTTGTTATCTGTTTCTCACTACCTAAATTGACTAGAATTGTCATTAATGACCTGTCACTGTAAGCACATTTGTGCCAAATAAATATTAGTGTCAAGTCTGTCTTTCTTGAGCTTGGGATCACTGTTTGATTCTATTGATAATTGGAATAATGTTctctattttcaattttattattgtcACTTCTCACCATGTTTGAAGTATATGAGATATacttataaagaaaaagtatatgaGATATGATTTTTATACGTTTATTCATCCCAATCACTTATATAGGTCACTGTCGTTATGGTGCTGACCTTGCGAAGCAGTTAACAGCTTATTTGCTCAGTGTTCTTCAAAGCTGTGGGAGTGTCAGAATATCTTTCTCAGATAGGACTCCTGAAAAGGTGCTCCCCGCAGACATCAAGTTTctgataaatattttatattgagtAGCACTCTTTATTCCCTTTACGTTCACAGgtatctaaaattttttgattggtaTCAATAGGTATCTAACATTGTTGCAAAGGAACTTGGAAATAATCCAAAAGTTTACATCTGGGATGGTGAGGGTAAGTattgatttgaaattcaattttatgaAGAATAGGTGATTAAACCCGAGTTTATGTAtggctttcttctttcttcagaACCAAATCCGAATATGGGGCATCTAGCTTGGGCTGATGCATTTGTTGTCACAGCAGATTCAGTTAGTTTGATAAGTGAAGCTTGCAGCACTGGGTAAGCTTTTGAAGGCTTACCTCTATTATTGATTCTTAGAACATATTGATTTACTTTTTggtttcaaatatatatagctagatagatagatagatagtcAACACATAAATATTTCCAATTATGTTTTGCAGGAAACCTGTATATTTAATGGGAGCTGAGCGTTGTACGTGGAAATTATCAGAATTCCATAAATCCTTGAGTGAAAGGGGAGTGGTTCGGCCATTTACAGGATCTGAGGATGTAAGTGAAAATCTTTTCTACTTCTTTAACCCTGTGGATATAAGGATCAAGAATATTGTAGATGATTTCCCTTATTTAGATTTTCATACATTCTCACTGAAGTGCATGGGTTAATTTCGGTGGGGTTGGGGTGGCTAATCATTACCAATTTGCTTTCTTAAGAGTAACGAATCTCCAAATATTTGTAAGCTGGATCCAATAGAGCCAAAGTTGTGCTGTTCTGTTGCTGGTGGCAACTTTTCTTGCTTGTTTTCACCCCCACTCTCATTGAACAAGTTTCTGCTGATTGTTCCCACGCCCCAGTAGCCAACTATCTTATGAACCATATGTAATTCACAAAGCATTACATTAACATGAATATACATGAATATGTATATTCATAAAGTAGCCTTTTGAATATGCATCTTTCtgacttgtcaaaaaaaaaagttgcttaTAATTCCTCCTCAAGCATTTTTATTTCACAgcattgaataaataaataactatccATATGTTGCTCTATCAATTGCATGATAGTTACTTTCTTTGTTGGTTACCCATGCACCTAATGAGTTTCGAACTCATGAGGCCACGACCTCACCCTTCACCTACACTAGTGAGAGGAGGAAGTGCCATTTGGGCCAGGGCTCATTGGCCCATCCACAGCATGATAGTTTCCTTAATTCCTTGTATGCTTCTGTTTTAtgtacttcaaatttttttttttttttttatatatgaaatatatctaaattaaataaatacttGATAATTGTTACCTTTACCGTCTGTAAGGATAATTGTTGGTTCTAACATTGCAAAGGGGAAGTCATTCTGCCATTTAGGATAACCCTAACTCTTTGGGCCctgatttatctttaaatatgaaaataaagtcTTGATTTGGCACTTTGTGATGTTGTGCTTTATGTCAAATGTTGGATATAATAATTCTGTCTTTAGAAAATTATTTACTGTATTTTAAATGTTCCTTTATTTCCATTGAAACATTACTGTTATATTTTCATTTGGTGCTTCTTTTAAACCCAACTTTAAATAGTGCCCCTGGGTCTTGGTTCAGTTGGTAGTTGGGGTGGGAGTGACATTGGGGTTGGTCTTATGCTCAAACTTATCcacacaaacaaaagaaaaagggggaagAGTGGGGGGGTTGGGGGGAGGGGTGGGCAGGTGCTGGCTCATAGAATCCAGGTCATAAAAAActaatggtccgtttggattgagggagacaGAGGGGGAAGTAGAGTAGATTTGGCctaaaattagcctatttttagcaaactctactctactctcctccactCTCCCTTCttcccccctccatccaaacgggccctaagtTGCCATCACATTGTTAGGCAGCATTTCACTTCTGTTTTcttaataaacttttatatatattaaggtaTGTGATAGTCTCATTCCAGCTTGCTTAATGACCTGTTGGCTACAAGAATGATTTCTATTATctccatatttattttttgtgcatttttttttcccttttggaaTTTGATAGAAAGGTTTGTCTGGCAACTTTCATAGGGGTTGGGCTATTAAGTATTAACCACATCAATTTTGTCTTCATGCTTAGTAAATGAAGGTGTTATTTGGTGAATTTTTATTTGACACTAATTATAAGTGAACAACTCGTTGGaatgaaatttctttttccttgaacCAATTATTACATATTTGTGCCTGTGTTAATTTTCAGATTTCTGAGAGCTGGAGTTATCCTCCTCTTAATGACACTGCAGAAGCAGCTAGACGGGTGCATGAAGCGGTTGCTGAGCGTGGCTGGAGATTGCGGCCATAAAAAACCTGTTAATAATTGTTGTTGTAAGCACATTGTCCAATTGTTTGCTTAAAAGGGTGTAGCCATTGAAAATTTAGTTTCTTCATTAGCACGTATAGGAACTACAGCTACAAGCATTCAAAGCTTTTTGAATATAATTCTTTCTCACCGTGGAGTTTTGAGGTATGTGGAATAAAGGCTTGCTGTATTATTTCGGCTTGTAAAAATAGGCAGAGGCACACAGGCATGTCTGTTTCAGCTCTACTAAAAGCCCTTTTGATGGGTGGTTTTGGTTAAGAAATATATTTTGTGCTGAAAATGTTTTTGTACGTCAAATTGATTATGCAATATCAAAATCCTTccatatttattgaaattttctttgctGTGGCTGATTTTCTTTTCTGCTTATGTTTTTCCATTTCTACTATAATGCTTGCTTGGATTAGTTCATAACCCTATCTTGGATTACAAGAGGCAGAAAAAAACTAGGACATTCTTCTTTTGCTCAGACAGAAGCTGCCTTATTGCAACAGGAACAAATAcactcaaaattaaaatcacaCAACCTTGTAGCAGAAAACCAAATTTCAGGAAAACCCCAAAAGATTTGAAATAAGGATCTATAAGAGCAGAATGCAAACTACAAGGCAACAGTTGCCTTCAAATGACAACTTGATGAAATCCCAGATCATGTGCAGACCAAACAGCATGTAGCACAGCAATAGCATGTAACTGGACGACATcatgaaaaaataatagattCCATAAAAGCAGCCTTAATCTGCCCCATCTCATCCTGGATCAAAATTCTCACTCCACCCTGATCCTTTGGTCTACCCAAAATCACAGCAACATTCATTTTGTATGAAGGTTATCGCCATTGACACAAGGTGCAGTATTCCAGCTGAGCACCGAAGTTTTTATGCTCGAGAGACCTTATATAAAATTTGCTAATGCTACAtgcacaacaaattttataatttttctacaATTTATTGAGATGACAGATTATAATTAATTCAACATTATTTTcattgacatcattttttattgtacaCCAACCACTATCTTCTATCTCATTAGTTGTGAAAATACTTTAAAATTGATTGACATTAGTCTTattgttaccaaaaaaaaaaatgttcgaTTTGATCcatagtttttcatttttgtaacaTCTATGCCCCTCTACAGCTTCTTGGTTAGCTGACGtgatgtttttttccttttaaattctTTTGCCATATTGTATTGGCAAGGGGAACCGTTGGAAGTACTGTATTCCACATAATAACAATTAGAACCTAGCTGATGCTGACGAGGATAACAACATAACAACAATCAAAACCAAGCCCATGATGTGATAGTAATGACAAATAACAAATTGTCATTAATAATGATAACTGGAAGTTCAAAATTGTTGTCATTAGTTGTATTTATATCTTCAAGAAAAGTATTAAAAgtcaattttattacaaaagacTTGTAAACTGCTATAGTGATGATTGTGATTGGTACGCTATATTTGTATATTCATGAGAAACATTGCTTCATATacttttttgcctttttctttttttagttcaaGTACAGTCCTTCCTTGCCTACCACAAAGAaggttttttttagaaaaaataattaaataattaattatccTTATCAATTATATATGCCTTCAGATGTTACAGAAAAGATAATTATTGTTTCACATATctaaatgtgaattttttcttacAGTGTCCTCACTTTCACATATTACATGTGATGTAAAAAAAGTGTGAACAGTGTTTGGATGTGAAATAATCAAAactctttagaaaaaaaaaaaaaaagaaagaaagaaagaaagaaaatctatGCCACCCAAACTAGCACTTATCCATTACAACTGAATCTacatttatgttaaaaaatcaatcacacCACTTTTGTTATTCATTGATTGAGCAAGATAATATTCAGGAAATATACTGCAATAAATAATGAGCAGTCACAAGATAAAGATTGCTAAAAGCAAACTATTTCTAATAATAGAAAGGAAGGTGGCATCAAGCTTAATATGATTtaacttgaaaattttgtcaCACATGAACTATCTCAAAAAAGTGATTAATATGGCACTTGAACAAAGAGACATTTTACTTGTTTATTATTCCATACTTATTATAATAACTTGCATACATACCCTATTTGTGTTTGAAGTGGAGCAAGTGAGCTCTCATCAACAACTCCTCTGCTATATTAAGCCTTACACAAGCACCTAACTTCCCACCATATTAAACACCCTAAACTAACTAACCCATTAACGGAGTCTCACTTCTTTCACCCCTATATATAACACTCACAGTACTCTCCATTAATTGCATCTCAACCCAATCTTGTATGGTATCCTTCAAAGAAGATTTCCATATTTTACACACCTAATGGACTCAGACAGGAGTGGTGTTCTGACAGAGGTTTCTGTTCAAGAGCCAAAGGCCAATCCCAGAGGAAAAGCTGTTGCTGGGGCTGCTCCTCCTCCCCCTGTTGTAATTTCCACAAAAGCTACTACTACTTCAAACCCAAAAGGAGGATGGAGAAGAGGCTTTGCcatttttgatcttgttttaagGCTTTGTGGCATTGCGGTTGCTTTAGCTGCCACTGCCATAATGGGAACTACTCAACAAACTCTTCCCTTCTTCACACAGTTCTTCCAGTTCCAAGCTCAATACAATGATCTTCCAACTTTCACGTATGCTAGCttcatatattttcttaaacaaAAAGTCTACAGATACTATATATATCTTTCACAACTGTTGAATGTCCTATTATGAtttatgcataataaaagtgatattagtgGGAACTTAGgtaaaaaatatgttatttaattctaaaacaagtCATATTAGCAGTCGTGAAAAAAGTTGTCtctagcattttttattttagtttagtttttaaaaactaaattttgtcaAGAACATATGCTTGGGTATTTGAACACATATGACAGCTGCATTTATAACAATTCGAAATTAGTAAAAGATATTAGAAGTCGTTGGACCATCTTGCTGTGTCACTTTCCTTTTTTGGTGTTAGTTTATACTACCATTCTTTCtgtcattttccttttttgatgtTAGATTATACTAACTACCATTCATGCATGCAGGTTTTTTGTGATTGCAAATGCAATAGCTAGCGGATACCTTGTCCTCTCCTTGCCCTTCTCTATAATCTGCATCGTTCGGCCACATTTAAGAGGACTAAGGATCCTCCTTATCATCCTCGATACAGTAAGCTTGAGCTTGGACCACTATGACCATATACAATATAATCCTCATTCCTTTGTAGTTGTTgtttatttctatatatatatatatatatatatatatatatatatatcagtatTTGACCAATTGATAACATTGTTCATATACTGCAGCTGATGATTGGCCTTGCCATGGCTGCAGCTGCCTCGGCTGCTACCATTGCGGACTTAGCTCAGAATGGGAATTCAAACGCCAATTGGGCCCCTATTTGCCAGCAGTTCGATGACTTTTGCCAGAGTATCACTGAGGCTGTTCAGAGTTCCTTTGCCGTAGCAGTCATCTTCATCTTGCTGGTTGTTTTCTCCTCTTTGGCTCTGCGTAGAAACTGAGAGATGCTAGACCATCATGAAGCTAGCTAAGTCTGTGTTTTGCTGTGTACATAAGAAGTGTCTGATGTTGTACGTGCCTTCCAACAACTTGTGGTGTGTGCTGTACTGGGCTTGTGTtatgttgtgttgtgttgtttgTTGTCTAATTTCTTGAATTAAGTAAGAAGAATTTGCTCTTTTAGTTTGTTTGCCTTACAAGCTTGGTTTTTGAGTGTTTCTGTGATGTATGATGTATAATGTATTGATCTTCATGTTTCTTTTGAAGcccaaatcatttttttttaaagtatgatTGATCCAAAAGTATTAAATTATTGAGCTCTATTATACTATATTAACCACTCGTAATTCAATTTATTTGGAAAACAGGTAAATTCAAAGAAGAAATATTGTATAAACAAGGGGCCAATACCCCTCccccatttttttaa
This region includes:
- the LOC142605557 gene encoding mitochondrial fission protein ELM1, which gives rise to MLLGLDSKQVKPIRLPEPPSPHFGGSGGVHDIFETGFSGAIRRAVVIGNGFPAAENQCLGLVRALGLADNHLFYRVTRPRGGVNEWLHWLPVSLHKKLVYLIRQLILLTASLSRSNKLAPLPLENGGSGAVGLASVLEADVHQIVTIARQSYDKDGPLLVVASGRDTISIASSIKRLASQNVFVVQIQHPRSNLNRFDLVITPHHDYYPLTPHAQEKVPRFLRSWITPREPPDRHVVLTVGALHQIDSAALRSAASTWHDEFAPLPKPLLVVNIGGPTRHCRYGADLAKQLTAYLLSVLQSCGSVRISFSDRTPEKVSNIVAKELGNNPKVYIWDGEEPNPNMGHLAWADAFVVTADSVSLISEACSTGKPVYLMGAERCTWKLSEFHKSLSERGVVRPFTGSEDISESWSYPPLNDTAEAARRVHEAVAERGWRLRP
- the LOC142605502 gene encoding casparian strip membrane protein 3-like gives rise to the protein MDSDRSGVLTEVSVQEPKANPRGKAVAGAAPPPPVVISTKATTTSNPKGGWRRGFAIFDLVLRLCGIAVALAATAIMGTTQQTLPFFTQFFQFQAQYNDLPTFTFFVIANAIASGYLVLSLPFSIICIVRPHLRGLRILLIILDTLMIGLAMAAAASAATIADLAQNGNSNANWAPICQQFDDFCQSITEAVQSSFAVAVIFILLVVFSSLALRRN